The Euphorbia lathyris chromosome 2, ddEupLath1.1, whole genome shotgun sequence genome includes a window with the following:
- the LOC136217151 gene encoding 1-aminocyclopropane-1-carboxylate oxidase homolog 11-like, with product MELVYDRKEEIEAFDDTKQGVQGLVLNGVSTLPRMFVRSPDELAEDMHYPRTQITLPVIDLSSGRPNIVNEVQKASSEWGFFQVVNHGIPLSVLNNVMEAGRRFHEQEIEVKKEFYSRDISRRVRFNSNHDLFQSHRADWRDTLSVSMIRSDHIDPKELPPICRDEIVRFIDEIGKIGETLLELLSEALGLKPDYLKSIECNKGRTVVCHYYPACPEPELAMGVTKHTDNTFLTVLVQDETGGLQVLHQDQWVDVQPIPGSVVVNIGDLLQIVSNDKLKSNVHRVLPSRVPRVSVLGFFAGRVASPARMYGPIKEILSEENPPKYKHVFVREYVSRFFTKRLNEKPSINDYKL from the exons ATGGAATTGGTTTATGATCGAAAGGAAGAGATAGAGGCTTTTGATGATACGAAACAAGGCGTGCAAGGTCTAGTTCTTAATGGGGTTTCAACTCTTCCTAGAATGTTTGTCCGATCACCCGATGAACTAGCCGAGGATATGCATTACCCCCGTACCCAAATCACTCTTCCGGTCATTGATCTCAGCAGCGGACGCCCGAATATTGTGAATGAAGTCCAGAAAGCATCCTCGGAGTGGGGTTTTTTTCAAGTTGTGAATCATGGGATACCGCTAAGTGTACTAAATAACGTGATGGAGGCTGGAAGAAGATTCCATGAACAAGAAATTGAAGTGAAGAAAGAGTTTTATTCTCGTGATATAAGCAGAAGAGTAAGATTCAATAGCAACCATGATCTCTTCCAATCTCATAGGGCTGACTGGAGAGATACTCTTTCTGTTTCCATGATTCGATCAGATCATATTGACCCAAAGGAGTTGCCACCCATATGCAG AGATGAAATAGTGAGGTTCATAGATGAAATTGGAAAAATAGGAGAGACATTGTTGGAATTACTATCAGAAGCACTTGGACTGAAACCAGACTACCTGAAATCAATAGAATGCAACAAAGGGAGAACGGTAGTATGCCACTATTATCCAGCATGTCCTGAACCAGAATTGGCAATGGGAGTAACCAAACACACAGATAACACATTCCTCACAGTTCTTGTCCAAGATGAGACAGGAGGTCTCCAAGTTCTCCACCAGGATCAATGGGTTGACGTTCAACCTATTCCTGGGAGCGTAGTTGTAAACATTGGTGATCTACTTCAG ATAGTATCAAATGACAAGTTGAAGAGCAATGTGCACAGGGTGCTTCCAAGCAGAGTTCCAAGAGTTTCCGTGCTAGGATTTTTTGCTGGGCGTGTTGCTTCACCGGCCAGAATGTACGGTCCAATAAAAGAGATATTATCAGAAGAAAATCCCCCAAAGTATAAACATGTTTTTGTTCGTGAATATGTTTCCAGATTCTTCACCAAACGACTCAATGAAAAGCCTAGTATCAATGATTACAAGCTGTGA